GGACAACCCTTCCATCCGACGGATTTTTTTCCCCACCGAGCCCAGACGGTTTTGAAAGACAACCCGATCCAGTCCTTCCAGCCGGGATTCCAGGGGGGTGTTGCGATCTTCCTTCCAGAAAAAGGCGGCATCTTCCAGGCGGGCTCTAAGCACCCGCTCGTAGCCCGTCACCATGACGTTGTTGTCCGGGGTCTCCATGTTGGCGATGACGATAAAACGGGGTAGGAGCGTTCCATCGCTGTTTTCCACCGAGAAAAACTTTTGGTGGTTTTTCATGGAGGTGATGAGCACCTCCGGGGGAATCTCCAAAAATTTGGCATCAAAGCGGCCCATGAGGGGCACCGGCCATTCGGTAAGACACGCATTTTCGGAGAGGAGTTTTTCATCCATCACCGCACGCCCTCCGGCCTCTTCAGCCAGCTGTTCCACCCCTGCGCGGATCTGCTTCATGCGTTCGGAAAGGGAGAGAATGACCTTATTGTCGGCCAGGGTTTGCCCATATTCAGCCGCAGAGTGGACGGTGTGGGGGCCCCGGCCCATAAAGCGATGGCCTTCGATGGTATCGCTGGAAGCGAGACCATCTTCAGTCTTGAAGGGAAGGATGGTGCCGTCCATCAGCGCCAGCATCGAATGGACCGGTCGCACAAAGCGCATCTCCCCAGCTCCCCAGCGCATGGTTTTGGGCCAGGGGAGGGTGGAGAGAATCCGGGTCATGATTTCTGGTACCACTTCCGTGGCAGAGCGTCCCGGTTTTTGCAGGGTATAGCCGAGATATTCCCCCTTGGGGGTATCGATGCGCTGGAGTTGATCCACCTCCACTTTACAGCTGCGGGCAAACCCCTGGGCGGCTCGGGAGGGGTTGCCTTTCTTGTCGAAGGCCGCTTTCACTGCCGGACCCTTGCGCTGCTCCGATACGTCCGGTTGCTTGTCGGCCAGATCACGCACCACCGCCATCAAGCGTCGGGGGGTGCCTTGGCTATCCACCGATGCAAAGGTCAGATGGTTATCCTTGAGAGCTTTTTCCAGCTGCTCCCGAAAGGTGACGATGGCTTTGGGCAGCAGACGGGCCGGTATCTCTTCACAACCGATTTCCCACAAAAATTCGTTCACATCACTCCTCCCCGGCCCAGCATTGGAAAAATCACTGCGGCCGGTTTTGGTTGATTCAAATAGATCAGTCAGACTGATGGGGGACCATTTGGTTTCTCAAAAAAGTCCCTATCAGGGGATCACCTTATTTTTTGATCAGTGGAAATCCCATCGCTTCCCGCTCCGCTACATAGGCTTCCGCCACCCGGCGGGCGAGATTGCGCACCCGGGCGATATAACCGGCCCGCTCGGTGACGCTGATAGCCCCTCGGGCATCCAGGAGATTGAAGGTGTGGGAACACTTGATCACGGCATCGTAGGCGGGCAGGGAGAGCTTTTGCTCCACCAACCGCAACGCCTCGGCTTCGTGGGTGGTAAAGAGGGGAAAGAGCACCTCGGTATCGGCGGCCTCAAAGTTAAAGCGGGAGTAGGCTACCTCGTTGGCGTGGAAGACATCCCCATAGGTCAGCTCACCGTTCCAGGAGAGGTCGTAGACATTTTCCACTCCTTGGATATACATGGCCAGGCGCTCGATGCCGTAGGTGATTTCACCGGAGACCGGTTTCAGCTCGACCCCGCCCACCTGCTGAAAATAGGTAAACTGGGTCACTTCCATACCGTCGAGCCACACCTCCCAACCGAGCCCCGAAGCCCCCAGGGTGGGGGATTCCCAGTCATCCTCGACAAAGCGGATGTCGTGGGCCATGGGGTCGATGCCGATCGCCTTCAGCGACTCCAGATAGAGATCCTGAATGTCCGATGGGGAGGGCTTCAGGATCACCTGGAATTGATAATAGTGCTGTAAGCGGTTGGGGTTTTCACCGTAGCGGCCATCGGTGGGGCGGCGGGAGGGCTGGACATAGGCGGTGTTGAAGGGCTCCGGCCCCAGCACTCTCAAGAAGGTGGCAGGGTGAAAGGTGCCAGCCCCCATCTCCATATCGTAGGGCTGCAACACCACGCACCCCTTTTTGGCCCAGTAGGCCTGCAATCCAAAGATCAGTTCCTGAAAATTCACGTCTGACTCCCTGTTTCAAGGAAAAACCCACCGATGATCCATGCCTGGACCCTTCGTGTCAAGAATCTGGGCAGTTAAGTGGATTATTTTTCTGTTTTCAGTATTCCTGGTAGGGAGTGAATTGTTATTTTGGCAGATTTAATGTTTTTAGCCAATCCAGTACATTGTCGTGGTCTTTTAGTGTAATTTTAGTTTTGTTTGACTCGGCAAAATCAAGCGCTGGTTTCGTGAAATTGGATGTAGTGACAATTAGTCCTTTGTGAGCTTTGTTGTGATTAACTACTCCAAGTAGTCCTCTGACAACTATGATACCAACTTTTTTGCGGACATATTTTTTGCACTCAATAAGGTTGACGGTGTCTCCTGTCAAGCCGCACTTTTTTATAGCAATAACGTCAAACCCGCCGTCATTTTTTTCAGGAGTTAACTCGACATCAAACCCATTATTGGAAAATATGCCAGCTATCAGTTCTTCATATTTTCGAGGCGTTAGTTCATGGATAAGGTGTTGCTTTTTTCTGCATATCTCAATCAACTCTTCTGTAACGTTTGGCAGCCAAATATCTGCCTTCTTTATTAGTGTGTTTTCTTTGCTTGGGTTTATCAAAACATCTGTAATTGTTTCTTCATTGAACAGTGTTTTGTCTTGTGTGTAACCCATATCTTTTATTATTTGATAGTATTGCCACTGTCCAGATGATGAAACGTGTTCGCCAACTTGTTTTCGAAAGTCGGGCGATTTGTGAAACATGGCTTCTTCAAAAGGGCTCAGCTCCCCTCCTCTGTCCAAATTTTCAGCTGCTCTTTGGATGTAAAAAAATTCGCCGAGTGTCGATCGCATTTTTTTCTCCAAAATTTTAGTGTTTGCTGCTGATGTCTGGAATGAGCCTAGTTAGATTGCATGCGTTGATAGGCTAAATAATGCGAGAGTGTTTTTTTATCTGGCATTGATATGATCTGATTTGATCTCTCTGATCCAGGCTTCGGAATCCTCATGGCCTCCACACTGAGCGGCTTCTTTTAAAAATTGTTGGCGTTTTTTCCAGGCAGCAAGGGCGTCGGCGTTTTTTTTGTCAGACTTGAGAGGAGATCCTTCCTCCTCAATTTCAACACGAAGAGTACAGTTTGGATCGGGATGGAAGCGTTTTTTCCAGTGATCCGGGAGCTCGGAAGGGCTTACTTGAGTAAAAATTGTTTTCACAGTATGGGCTCCTTTTGGGCCGGAAAAAAGGCGAGAGATCAGCCAGGTTCGGCCTTGGCAATCATTTCATCCATGCCTGCTATGACTTCTTCCAAGGTTGCGGTTTCACCCCGTTCGATCTGGTCCAAACCAATCTGGATTTCCCTGCGAAGCCAAGCCAGCTCTTTGGCTTTCTCCTGCTCCCTCTCCATCAACAGGTGCAGCCCTTCGCTGATGATTTCACTGGGGGAGGTGAAGGCGCCTTCATGAATGCGCTGTTTGATGAAGCTTTCCTGGCTTGGTGTCAGAGTGACCTCCATGGGGGTTCCTTAGCCAAAATGGAAGTTTCGAACAGTATGGCAGAAATGACTGGAATCAGTATGGCAGAAATGACTGGAATTTGTCATTCACCGATTCCGCCACCAGGAAGCTTCAATCACTGTGTGGGTGTTCCCAGACAGATCAATCCTCTCCCTGATTTCCCCCGGAAGCTGGGGCCTGGGCCAGGATGCGTTCGGCCAGGCGGGAGAAGGGCAGGCTTTGCAGCCACACCTTGCCAGTGCCACTGATGGTGGTGAGGAACAACCCTTCCCCACCAAAAAACATCGATTTCAACCCCCCAGCCGTCTCAATGGAATAGTCGAGTCCCGGGGTGAAGCCGACCAGGGTGCCGGTATCGACTCTGAGGGTTTCTCCGCGCAGCTCTTTTTCGACGATGGCCCCGCAAGCGTGGATGAAGGCCAAACCATCCCCGGAAATTTTTTGCAGAATGAACCCTTCACCACCAAAAAAACCGGCTCCCAACCGCTGGCTGAAGGCGATGGAGAGTTGGGTGCCCAGAGCGGCGGCCAGGAATGAATCTTTCTGACAGAGGATCGATCCCCCCAGTTGACCGAGGTCGAGAGGAATGATTTTTCCCGGGAAGGGGGCGGCAAAGGCCACCCGCCGTTTGCCGTGGCCTCGGTTGGTAAAGTGGGTCATGAAGAGGGATTCACCGGTCAACACCCGCTGGCCGATGTTGAGCAGGCCGCCGAAAAAGCCTCCGGACATATTCGAGCCATCCCCCATCTTGGCTTCAAATTCGATCCCTTCCTCCATGTAGCTCATGCCTCCGGCTTCAGCAATGACCGTTTCACCCGGATCCAGCTCCACCTCTACCAGTTGAATGTCGTCGCCGATAATTTCATAGTCCACTTCGTGGCAGCGCATGATGGTTATTCCTCCTTGGGGGCGAATGTGAAAGTTTTTTTGACCACATTGGGTGAATCGACCGCACTCTCTGTTTATCATACCGCCGGTCTCAAGGTCATCCACATTGCATGAACAGGCCAAAATCTTCCCTGATCAAGGTTTTTTTGAAAGAGAGGGGAGGGGGTTTTTTGGCGTGTTGTCCGGGGAGAAATCCAGGCTTTTTGTTTCCCAAGTATATTCGATTAACGATAAAAAAATTTTATCCTGAAACAGGGTCTTGACAAGGCCAAATTAGCCATGCATAACATCCCCTATCAGAATTTGATAATACTCCGATATCCCAGGAAAAGCGCCCAACTTGAAGATTGTCCTTGCCACCCGCAATAGAAAGAAAATCGAGGAAATACAAAGGATTGTATCTGGTTTGGCCGTCACACTGCTCACTCTGGACGATTTTCCGGAGTTTCCCGAGGTGGTGGAGGATGGGGAAACTTTTCAAGCCAACGCCGACAAGAAGGCGGTTGCCATCGCCAAACAGACCGGTTTGGCTGCTTTGGCAGATGATTCAGGGCTGGTTGTGGATGCTTTGGGGGGGGCGCCGGGGGTTCACTCGGCCCGTTTTGCAGGCCCCAACGCCAGTGACGCCGACAATTTGGAACGCCTGCTGAAAGATCTCGACGGCGTGCCGGATGAAAAACGCACTGCCCGTTTTGAATGTCTCCTCTCCCTGGCTCTTGGGCCGGATGAGGTTTTTCACTTTTCCGGCACTGTTGAAGGTCGGATTGGTCATACCAGGAGGGGGGAAAATGGCTTTGGTTACGACCCGGTTTTTTTCCCCTTGGAGG
The Magnetococcales bacterium DNA segment above includes these coding regions:
- a CDS encoding glycine--tRNA ligase subunit beta; the protein is MNEFLWEIGCEEIPARLLPKAIVTFREQLEKALKDNHLTFASVDSQGTPRRLMAVVRDLADKQPDVSEQRKGPAVKAAFDKKGNPSRAAQGFARSCKVEVDQLQRIDTPKGEYLGYTLQKPGRSATEVVPEIMTRILSTLPWPKTMRWGAGEMRFVRPVHSMLALMDGTILPFKTEDGLASSDTIEGHRFMGRGPHTVHSAAEYGQTLADNKVILSLSERMKQIRAGVEQLAEEAGGRAVMDEKLLSENACLTEWPVPLMGRFDAKFLEIPPEVLITSMKNHQKFFSVENSDGTLLPRFIVIANMETPDNNVMVTGYERVLRARLEDAAFFWKEDRNTPLESRLEGLDRVVFQNRLGSVGKKIRRMEGLSAHLAKAIPGGNVERAQLGARLAKCDLQTGMVGEFPELQGIMGGYYARNDGVENEVATAIEEHYRPQGAGDTLPETPTGTIVSLADKLDTLVGCFGIGLVPTGTKDPFALRRAALGVIRMILDGEGLRLSLSQVLGSAHLLYPEGILDQTRTKTVASLLDFFYGRLKSHLKSDGFDYDLIDAVQILGLDDLNDAVARVKALSEFKKLEAYTALVGANKRIRNILEKADPDKKAKAGNSLGEPDAALFQNPEEENLHQAVSGSRDQVAQACKKGHYGEALKILAGLREGIDAFFDQVLVMDPDPKIQNNRLALLAQVRNNFQQVADVSRLVLPENR
- the glyQ gene encoding glycine--tRNA ligase subunit alpha, whose amino-acid sequence is MNFQELIFGLQAYWAKKGCVVLQPYDMEMGAGTFHPATFLRVLGPEPFNTAYVQPSRRPTDGRYGENPNRLQHYYQFQVILKPSPSDIQDLYLESLKAIGIDPMAHDIRFVEDDWESPTLGASGLGWEVWLDGMEVTQFTYFQQVGGVELKPVSGEITYGIERLAMYIQGVENVYDLSWNGELTYGDVFHANEVAYSRFNFEAADTEVLFPLFTTHEAEALRLVEQKLSLPAYDAVIKCSHTFNLLDARGAISVTERAGYIARVRNLARRVAEAYVAEREAMGFPLIKK
- a CDS encoding restriction endonuclease, whose amino-acid sequence is MRSTLGEFFYIQRAAENLDRGGELSPFEEAMFHKSPDFRKQVGEHVSSSGQWQYYQIIKDMGYTQDKTLFNEETITDVLINPSKENTLIKKADIWLPNVTEELIEICRKKQHLIHELTPRKYEELIAGIFSNNGFDVELTPEKNDGGFDVIAIKKCGLTGDTVNLIECKKYVRKKVGIIVVRGLLGVVNHNKAHKGLIVTTSNFTKPALDFAESNKTKITLKDHDNVLDWLKTLNLPK
- a CDS encoding type II toxin-antitoxin system ParD family antitoxin, yielding MEVTLTPSQESFIKQRIHEGAFTSPSEIISEGLHLLMEREQEKAKELAWLRREIQIGLDQIERGETATLEEVIAGMDEMIAKAEPG
- a CDS encoding TIGR00266 family protein, whose product is MRCHEVDYEIIGDDIQLVEVELDPGETVIAEAGGMSYMEEGIEFEAKMGDGSNMSGGFFGGLLNIGQRVLTGESLFMTHFTNRGHGKRRVAFAAPFPGKIIPLDLGQLGGSILCQKDSFLAAALGTQLSIAFSQRLGAGFFGGEGFILQKISGDGLAFIHACGAIVEKELRGETLRVDTGTLVGFTPGLDYSIETAGGLKSMFFGGEGLFLTTISGTGKVWLQSLPFSRLAERILAQAPASGGNQGED
- a CDS encoding XTP/dITP diphosphatase, with amino-acid sequence MKIVLATRNRKKIEEIQRIVSGLAVTLLTLDDFPEFPEVVEDGETFQANADKKAVAIAKQTGLAALADDSGLVVDALGGAPGVHSARFAGPNASDADNLERLLKDLDGVPDEKRTARFECLLSLALGPDEVFHFSGTVEGRIGHTRRGENGFGYDPVFFPLEAPEHTFAEMTAAQKDGMSHRGRALIGFAKALEEASSNSPLKIVLHP